The segment GGCTGATCGCGACCACGAGCGTGTCGCTCATCTCGTCGCGGAGCCCGAAGCCCGAGAACTCGGTCGCGAGCGCGGCCTCCACTTCGAGCTGCCCCGCGGGCAGCAGCTTGCGGAGCAGCATCACGAGGCTCTGACCCGCGATCGCGGCCGTGCCCTGGCCGATCACGACGACACGGCGGATGCGGCGATCGCGCAGCCGCGCCACGAGCTCGTCGGGCAGCACTGCGGGCGGCAGGCGCACGTCGAGGAGGCCGTCGCGCTCGACGAGCTTGCCGCGCAGCGTCTTGCGGAACGACTCCGGCGCCTCCGTGATCTCCTTGAGCAAGAAGTGCGGTGCGTCGCCCCGGTCGATGTCGCGCGTCGTGATCGCGGCGCGCACCCACTCGTCGGCGCGGACCGGCAGCTCGGTGCCGTCGTAGCAGCGACGCGTCACCGCGTCGGGATCACCGGCGCCACGCGCGTCGAGCACGACGATCTGACCCTGACTCGCAGGGTTGCCGACCTCGCGCATCGACTCGCCGTCGAGCCGCAGATAGGACGGCGCGACCTCGACGAGCCCGTAGGGCTCGCTCGCGACCACGTACACGTCGTCGGCACAGCCGACGTAGAGCGCCTGCCCGCTGCCGCGCAGCGCGACGAAGACGCGATCGGGATCGTCGGCGACGGCCGCGGCGATCGCGACGGAGCCCTCGAACGACGCCACCGACGCGCGGAACGCCTCGGTCGAAGCGGTGCCGGCGTCGATCTTGCGGGCGACGAGCGTCGGGATGACCTTTGCGTCGGTGGTGATCTCGGAGGGCGCGGTGAGCGACTCGAGCGCGCGCAGGTCCGCGTGGTTGTCGATGTCGCCGTTCAACGCGGCGACGACGAACGGTTGGTCGGCGCGCCCGACCTCGGCGCTGTCGACCGGGTGCGCGTTGGGCTCGGAGATGATGCCGACACTCGCCCACCGCGTGTGCCCGAGCACGGTCGCGTGCGCATCGGGCGCGCGCAGCGCGAGCCGCAACAGCTCGTCGGCGCGGATCGCGGCCCGCAGCGCCGCGGTGTTGTCACCGAGCTCGCCGATCTCCGCCGCGACCTTGTACACGAACACGAGCCGGCCGGAGCGCGACACCTGCACCGCGCCGTTCGTGAAGAGCGGGTCGCGCCGGTCGCCGGCGAGCCGCGCGACGGTCGGGTCGTCGAGGTCGAGCTCGTGACCGTCGACGATCACGCTGAGCCCCGCGGAATCGCGACCACGGACCTCGAGCCGGTCGAGCGCGCTCAACGCGATCTGAATCGACGAGTACGTCTCCATCGCGGCGAGCGCGGTGTCGCCGGCCGCGAGGTCGTCGACCGCGCGTGCCGAACGAAGGCGGTCGCGCCGGATCGCCCACAGCGCGTCCTTCGCCCGCACGAGCGCGGCGTTGAGCGCCTCGACATCGTCGACCACGCCGGACGCGAGCACCGCCTCGACCTCGCCGTCGACGCGCGTGAGCGTGCGCGCGAGCTCGTCGGCGCGGTGTTCGAGCGACGCGAGCGCGAGCCGGTCGTGCAGCAGCGCACCGAGCGCGGGGATCCCGCTCAGCGCCCGGTCGACCGCCTCGAGTCCCGACGCGGCGTCGATCGCGGCCGCGACGGGGTCGGCGGCGCCGGCGATCGCCTCGAGCCGGGCGGCCATCGCTCCGAGGCCCGACTCCAGCGCGCCGAGGTCGGGCGCGTCACCGGTCGAACGGCGACGCAGGACGGCGATGATTCCGCACATGGGGGCTCCGCGCTGAACTCGGACGGCGGGACGGGAAAGTCTACGCGGGGGCCGGATTCCTCCCCCGAGCTCTTATCGGCCGCCCCCCGAGGCTCCGAACTCCTTCTCCGTGGCCGCCCGCAGCCGAGCCAGCGCCCCGCGGGCCGCGGCCTCGGTCGGCGCCTCGACCATGATCCGGATCAGCGGTTCGGTGCCCGACGCCCGCACGAGCACCCGGCCCTCGGCGCCGAGCGCGGCCTCGACGGCCTCGACCTCGGCCGCGAGTCCGGGCGCCGCCGCGAGGTCGGGCTTCGCGGCGACCCGGACCCCTTCGAGCAGCTGCGGCACACGCGTCATCTGGGCCGCGAGCTCCGACATCCGTCGACCGGAGCGAGCCATGCTGTCGAGCAGCTGGAGCCCGGTGAGGATCCCGTCGCCCGTGGTCGCGAGCTCGCGGAAGATCACGTGGCCCGACTGCTCACCCCCGAGCAGCAGGTCTCCGGCCTCCATCGCCGCGAACACGTGCCGGTCGCCGACCGGCGTCTCGACGACACTCACGCCCGCGGCCGCGAGCGCGTTCCGCAGCCCGAGGTTCGACAGCACGGTCACCGCGATCGCGTCGTTGCGCAGGCGCCCGCGTGCGTGCAGGTCGAGCGCGACGATCACCATGATCTGATCGCCGTCGACGAGCGCGCCGCGTTCGTCGACCGCGAGCACGCGGTCGGCGTCGCCGTCGAACGCGAGTCCGGCGTCGGCGTGCTCGGCAACGACCGCGGCCTGGAGGTCGCCGGGCGCGGTCGACCCGCAACCGGCGTTGATGTTCGTGCCGTCGGGCGCCGCGTGGATCACGACCACCTCGGCGCCGAGCGCGCGCAACACCTCCGGGCCGAGCTCCGACGC is part of the Acidimicrobiia bacterium genome and harbors:
- a CDS encoding SIS domain-containing protein produces the protein MCGIIAVLRRRSTGDAPDLGALESGLGAMAARLEAIAGAADPVAAAIDAASGLEAVDRALSGIPALGALLHDRLALASLEHRADELARTLTRVDGEVEAVLASGVVDDVEALNAALVRAKDALWAIRRDRLRSARAVDDLAAGDTALAAMETYSSIQIALSALDRLEVRGRDSAGLSVIVDGHELDLDDPTVARLAGDRRDPLFTNGAVQVSRSGRLVFVYKVAAEIGELGDNTAALRAAIRADELLRLALRAPDAHATVLGHTRWASVGIISEPNAHPVDSAEVGRADQPFVVAALNGDIDNHADLRALESLTAPSEITTDAKVIPTLVARKIDAGTASTEAFRASVASFEGSVAIAAAVADDPDRVFVALRGSGQALYVGCADDVYVVASEPYGLVEVAPSYLRLDGESMREVGNPASQGQIVVLDARGAGDPDAVTRRCYDGTELPVRADEWVRAAITTRDIDRGDAPHFLLKEITEAPESFRKTLRGKLVERDGLLDVRLPPAVLPDELVARLRDRRIRRVVVIGQGTAAIAGQSLVMLLRKLLPAGQLEVEAALATEFSGFGLRDEMSDTLVVAISQSGTTTDTNRTVDLARARGASVVAIVNRRQSDLVDKSDGVLYTSDGRDVEMSVASTKAFYAQIAAGCLLAPRIAEEVAPGVLAAPDTQSLLAGLRDVPAAMREVVSRRPAIAAAAHRHAPYRRSWALVGNGVNRIAAQELRIKLSELCYKSIACDATEDKKHIDLSAEPLILVCAAGLTGSNADDVGKELAIYRAHKAAAVAIATDGETRLLSAIETVFVPAVHPTLAFVAAAMAGHLFGYEAALAIDETSHPLREARALIEALLARHVGEDDLLAELSEGLQPLAARFFEGLRSGVYDGQLDAGLAVRLGALLRYGTGVVPLDSFQLEFGKVGTPSTLVEDLTAGLTAVIEQLTRPIDAIKHQAKTVTVGISRSDETLLRVPLVQSVLAAGAARDNLSYRAIRTLVALDPAVSTVLGYTRYRIEGDETRDDHMTIHVVDKGGIAAAIPSRTDSFAILRGTKHRAVSEREVTVARGRADGRTFVLVPEVKGYQVTGLTLVHVALHERVSFEVARQVLRGYRNRYAALEDQVTETEPTFRDELLAELDLTDLLTEPVAALSEHWRS
- the glmM gene encoding phosphoglucosamine mutase — translated: MLQFGTDGIRGDADADLTSDLVVALGRAAAVVLGTDRPFVVGRDTRRSGPRLRDDLAAGLHAEGAVLRDAGIVPTPAVAFLAAVDGLPALMISASHNPWTDNGIKLFAPGGRKLDDALERRVEDELRARVGAVAARAWAEPDGAISHEPYVQHLVRTIEGRRLDGLRVVVDGANGAASELGPEVLRALGAEVVVIHAAPDGTNINAGCGSTAPGDLQAAVVAEHADAGLAFDGDADRVLAVDERGALVDGDQIMVIVALDLHARGRLRNDAIAVTVLSNLGLRNALAAAGVSVVETPVGDRHVFAAMEAGDLLLGGEQSGHVIFRELATTGDGILTGLQLLDSMARSGRRMSELAAQMTRVPQLLEGVRVAAKPDLAAAPGLAAEVEAVEAALGAEGRVLVRASGTEPLIRIMVEAPTEAAARGALARLRAATEKEFGASGGGR